The genomic region ACAACCCGTTGGGGACGATGCATTTCAATTATTGCGTAGAATATCAATGGAACGGATGACCTCCACAACTGGGGGTTCAATTCATCGGCGTAAACCATAATGACATCCGAGTCCATGTCATACGGCTGCCACATGAACtgtaataaatacaaagatgtaaattaatatgaatttaattcaCGGTATAAATATACGAatagtattaaaaataagttacctGATCCGCCTGCATCTCATCCAATATTTCTCGTATGACTCGGATAGTTCCCCGTACTGTAGTGGTGAAAGTGTGCTGACAATTCCAAGTAGCACCATATGGTGTTGCTGGGAGCCAGCAATTGTTGTTCATTTGGACTTGGCTCATAAATAGACTTTGGACACCAAGTCCAGGACAAAGTGGCGTAATCCGTGACCATGCCCAAATCTGCACgaacaatacaaatatgtgttattaatcaatattaatagcaaaaaaaatgtgtaagagtttttaagtcaattttaCCTGTAGCAATTGCAGCGCCCTACCAATTATCGCTTTGCCTTTGTGCTGGCATTGCATAATTCacgatataaaaatatcagcaCAACACTCCCTTTAATTAAGGGCTGgcagctatatatatatacacatatattatatatataatatatataatatgtatatatattatatttataatatatgtatatttattatatatttgtaatatatatgtatatatataatatatatattaatggtTGGCAGCGTGCCAGCCGTTTAGGCTGGTACGCGATCAGCCTTATTAAAGGCTGGTAGGTCGCGTACCAGCCTTTGACCAACCTTATTAAATACATTTCGACATGTATAAATATGCGTACAAACTTGTTCAAGCGACGTGTTTCAAGCAGCAGAATCTCACGCCATTCTCATATCAAATACATTCCTCATTTTTACGTACAAACTTGCACAAAAATGTCTATTTCATCTTCTCGCATTGagatttttgtgtattttggtgGTGAATTATCGAGCGATGGATGGTCTGTTACATATGATCAGACGCCCATTGCAGCAATGAGAATCCCTCGTTCATCCACTTACGatcaatttctataaaaaatctacaaaaaaattggtgttgaTAGCTCCCAATTTTCGTTAAATGTATCTGTAAAACATTCATGCCAATATCTCGGGCGAATAAAGGAAACACTCATACCAATAAAGGATGATGATACGTTGTCATGTTTTACTGATCCTACAGCTGAATTCCCActcatgaaaattttcatcgAAACTGTGCAAATCCACCACGACGATGCACCACAAATTGGCCGAGATTGGGGAGCTTTCGATGACAACTCACAGATGAGTCAATAGTGGAGGGAATACATGGCGATGTTATCAAGCCAAGAGTTTTCGTCATCTTCCAACTACGAAAATTTCACGGGTACGTATAACACTAATTTTGATGCAGGTACTTCTAACATCGATTTTAGTACAGGCACATTGAATTATGAGACAGTGTTATACTCCCAACGTGGTGTCTGTTACGCAAGGGTTCGATAATATTGAACTCAATTACACAGAGCCCACCCACTCACATACTCCATCCACCTCCcattttataccaaattttgcACAAGACATTGCCGAGCTAGAAGACCTTATTGCGGACACTTTGGCTAATGAATCAGATGCAGCTTTCAAACCGGATGAAGTGGATTATCCAATTCCACCAGAGGATGGAATACAAGATGTTGACATAAATGTTGTGGCCGAAAATTTTGCACAAGGTACGTCAACATCCTCTCAATCGGTTACGCCACATCGAACTACTCAGCAAATATTTTACCGCTCTATACCATTCGAACAAACATTTTCGGAGGTACCAGTGGATTCCATTGATGTACCGAACTTAAgatatgcaaaattttatgacaaaaacGAAGGCAGACTTGATGTGGAAatgcttttaaaaaataaggaagCTTTAATTGAGGTGGTGAAAGATCACTCAATACGATATGTCCGACGCGAGTATTGGGTAGCTGAGCGTTCAAAGGCCAAGTGGAAAGTATTGTGTAAACATAGCACagaaggtatatatatatatatgtttttgtcGTATATGTATaagcatacaaaattattcgACTGATTcgtgtttatttttttcaactatGTGGTGTAGATGGGAGCTGCGAGacattttcaaacaaaaaatgggAAGGTggacaataacaaaatacaGAGGGGACCATACATGtatattgaatcaaatgtCCCTCGAACACAGTAATTTAGATAGAGTTTATGTTGCGTCTTTACTATTAGGACACGTAAAATGCAACCCATCATACGGAATAAAGCATGTCATCCAGATTGTGAAAGACCATACCGGATACAATATATCATATCAAAAGGCATGGTACAGTTTGAAGATGGCACGTGAGATGGTTTATGGCACATGGGAGAGCTCCGTTGAAGATGGCACGTGAGATGGTTTATGGCACATGGGAGAGCTCCGTTCAAAAGCTACCCAAATACTTGGGAgttctccaaaaatataattcaggAACGATTGTTGAATGGCAACACAAAGCTCGCGACACATCAACCGGAGCATATGTGATAGGGTACGTATTCTGGGCGTTCAAACCGTGTATAGAAGGGTTCCAACACTGTTGCATCCTTATCAGTGTAGATGGGACCCATCTATACACAAAGTACAAGCACAAGATGTTGATTGCAGCTGTCATGGATGGAAATCAACAGGTACTCCCTCTTGCTTTTGCAATTGTCGATGAAGAATCACATTTATCTTGGAAGTGGTTTCTTAGACAATTGAGCAGACACATTATACGGGGGCGATGGGGTATCTGCCTTATTTCTGACCGCCATGTTGGTATCACAAGAGCTGTACGTGCCACCTAACGGCGTGCACCGATATTGCTTGCGGCATGTGTGTTCCAATTTCAATAGTAAACACAAAAATGTTGTGTTGAAGGATCTTTGTTGGAAAGTTGGCTCTGAATATCagatcagaaaattcaatcgcaTTATGGAGGAGATAAAGAGCCAGTCACTAGAGGCGTTTTAGTGGTTAGAGAGGATCGACAAGGAAAAATGGACAGCATCACATGATGGTGGATGGCGATGCGGAATTCTGACGATAAATATGTCGGAATGCATAAATGGAGTATTGAAAGGGGCTCGTCGCCTATCGTTGACAGTAATTGCTGATATGACGTTTCAGCGAAGTGTCCATTATTTCCGTGAGAGGTTAGCGAGAAGTACTGTAATGTTGGCCAACAACCAACTGTGGACGGATTTTGCACATAAGATGTTCACACGTTAGCATCAAAATTCTGTTGAACATACCGTCACCAAATACCATCAGTTCCAACAGTCCGCCTCGGTTGTTACAAGACGTTACAGTGGACATGGAGTCAACACCtatgttgtcaaaattgcgaACCGAGAATGTTCTTTTGGCAAATGGATTCAATTTGGTATTCCTTGCAGTCATGCTCAAAAGGTATGCGCTGTATACATGATTAATGCTGCATCAATGGTGAAGGATTATTACGATATAATGGCttataagaatacatattcTAAGTCATTTGAACCTGTGTATTCTGAAGATTATTGGGATGTACCGGATTTGAGTTGGTCCACGATCCTACTATTCACATCTCTTCGCGCTTTGGTTGAAATCAAACAACAcgtattcacaacgagatggattgAGCGCAAACGCGTGCACGACAACAAGCCCAGCAAAGAAATTATTCAACACAATCAGATGTGCCAGTACCGGATAGCCAGGATTAATCAtatactttttgtattttttacaattgtacaaaaatgtacacttttatatttatacatttaatgtaattttttataattgtaagaaaataaataactattacatttgtacccttgattgtaattttttaagttaatgcaatgttaaattttattaatttttggattttactatgttgttaaaattaattatataaatttatttaaacaaaaaaaagaaaaatacccaAG from Sesamum indicum cultivar Zhongzhi No. 13 linkage group LG3, S_indicum_v1.0, whole genome shotgun sequence harbors:
- the LOC105157474 gene encoding serine/threonine-protein phosphatase 7 long form homolog, with product MQCQHKGKAIIGRALQLLQIWAWSRITPLCPGLGVQSLFMSQVQMNNNCWLPATPYGATWNCQHTFTTTVRGTIRVIREILDEMQADQFMWQPYDMDSDVIMVYADELNPQLWRSSVPLIFYAIIEMHRPQRVVRQFGMRQNVPDSMDTRDMSLYQIFRKNHAGVPATHAI